The stretch of DNA ATGTAAGGAGGATTAGACCATGCAATCTGCATCGCTATATCCCTGACAAGCTCCTGAAATTCCGGATTCCTTGCTACAAAATCAGTCTCGCAGTTTACCTCCACAAGAACACCAATCTTGCCATTCCCATGAATATAATTGCCGACTATCCCTTCCTTTGCCTCGCGTGCTGATTTTTTTGCCGCAACTGCCAAGCCCTTTTGTCTCAGATAGTCCAATGCCTTTTCCATATCACCGGCGGATTCCGACAATGCCCTCTTACAATCCATTATCCCAACCCCGGTCTTCTCCCTAAGCTCCTTCACCATCTCATGTGTTATAGCTGACATTTAACTTAAACTCCTCCTTGATCTATGCTACCTGTCTTCATCCGAAAATCAACCCCATCCCCACCCTACCCCTCCCCTTGAAGGGGAGGGAATCAACATAGCCCCCTCTCCCTCAGGGAGAGGGTTAGGGTGAGGGTGGGGTTTTCATTGTCATTTGTGAGCCACCAGCTCATGTGAGTTCATCCGAAAATCCCTTCCGGCGGGACAAGAAAACCCCGCCTATCCATTTCTATGAGGATAGGCGGGACTTTCTTGTCCCGCTGATTTTCATGGCCCTTTGTGAGCGCCCCGCTCATGACGGTTCATCCGAAAATATGATTTACTAACACAGAGACACTCAGGCACTGAGGTTTTTTATAACTTAAATCCTTCCGCTGTGTCTCAGTGTCTCTGTGTTTAATTTTCATCCCCCTTTGTGAGCACCCCACTCATGACGGTTCAACATTAACAGCTGCCGGTTCAGTTGTCACAACTACCTCTGCAGTCTCAACAGCCGCAGGTGCCTCAGGTTCAACTGCCTGGGCAGGTATCTCCTGTTTTGCCCCGCCTCTTGCCTCGTAAATAGCCCTGCCTTCAACAACTGCATCTATGACCTTTGAGCAGATCAGCTTGATCGCCTTAATAGCATCATCATTACCTGGTATCACGTAATCAATATTATCAGGGTCGCAGTTTGTATCAACAATCCCCACAATCGGAATACCGAGCTTGTTTGCCTCATTGACTGCAATAAACTCCTTCTTAGTGTCCACAATAAAGACAGCACCCGGCAGAACATTCATATTCTTAATGCCGCCGAATATCTTTTCAGTCTGTACCATCTCCTTCTCAATATCCAGCACCTCTTTTTTGGGAAGGGCCTTAAAGGTACCGTCTTCTCTCCACTTCTCATACTTGCGAAGTTTATCAATAGTCTTCCTGATCGTCAGAAAGTTTGTAAGCATACCGCCAAGCCACCGCTGATTGACATAAAACATCCCGCTTCTTTTGGCCTCCTGCTCAACAATCTCCTGTGCCTGCCTTTTTGTGCCGACCAGAAGGACCGGCTTGCCCTTTGATGCTACGCCTTTGACAAACTCACAGGCAGTCTCAAAATTTGCCAGTGTCTTCTGGAGGTCTATGATATAAATACCATTCCTCTCCCCAAAAATATACTTCCTCATTTTGGGATTCCACCTTTTCTTCTGATGTCCAAAATGCACACCCGCTTCCAAGAACTCTTTAATCACCGGTACCATAATTTTTTCCCCCTTTTATGCCCCTTTCAGGCAGAGATACGCTAACCCATATCCCTTATGTAAGAATTATTTAAACGAGATACACTACCATATCTGAGATTAATTGGCAAGAACAAAAACAGAACAAAAAACTTTTTTTGCTTTATATTTTCTTGTAACTAAAATCTGTTTGATGTAAAATTTCTCAGAATTTCCAATAAGGATTTAAATCTTAATGAAAACACTTTCCCTACCTTCTATTAAACACTGGCTGAACAATTATTCTGATGAACTCCCTTCTCTCTACCTCGTCGGCGGTACTGTTCGTGATATTTTAATAGGCAGGCCGCAAAAGGATATTGACCTTGTGTGTAAAGGGGCAAAGGAGTTTTCTAATAGTCTTGCAAAAAGGAATAACGCTGTTGTAGTGCCTATGGAGAAAAAACCGGAACATCCCTGTTACCGTGTAATCGCCGGAAACGACAGTAATAATTTTATTGATATTGCTGAAATGCGGGGTGAAACAATATATGAAGATATACAGCAGAGAGACTTTACTATAAATGCCATTGCTGTTGAGATTAAAAGGGATGGCAGTACGGATAAGATTATTGACCCTCTAAATGGTGCAGATGACTTAAATAATAAGATAATAAAAATGGCAGGAGAAGGCTCTTTTGCATCAGACCCGCTGAGGATATTGCGGGCTTTACGGTTTGCTGCTGCATTATCCTTTGAAATTGAACCGCTAACGCTAAAAGATATAGAAACTAAAGTAGAATCCCTTGCAGAGGTTTCACAGGAACGCATATTAACTGAATTATTCTACATATTGAGCACATCACAGAGTGCATTCTGTTTCAGACAAATGGACCGGCTCGGAATCTTAGAGGTAATCTTTCCTGAAATTTCAGCTATGAAAGGATATGAGCAGAATACATTCCATCACAAGGACGTATGGGAACATTCGCTTCTGGTAATGGATAACTGTGAACATATCATAAATAATCTTGTCCTCTTTTTTGAAAAATGGGGAGGGGAGATTGCTGATAATATTAACAGGAATAACCGGCTTCCCCTTTTAAAACTTGCATCAATATTGCATGACATTGGAAAGCCCTTGACCGGTGGTGTTCATCCGGATAAAGGCAACATTACCTTTTACAATCACGACATTGAAGGTGCAATGATTGCAGATACAATAGCTGAAAGATTGAGGATGTCCAATAAGGATAGAAGTTTCCTGACGCTCATAGTCGCTGAACATCTCCATATCCTGAGTTTAACCGCAACTGGCGTCAAATCTTCTACAAAAATGAGATGGTTCAGAAAGATGAAGGATGATGCTATCCCATCCATTATACTTGGGATGGCTGATATTAAGGGGACACAGGGACCTGCCTCAAGCAAAGAATACAGAAATAATTATTTTATTCGGTCAAAGGATATAGTAAAAAATTATTATGAAGTAATTAAGAAGACTCTTGAGAGAAAAGTCCTTATCTCAGGAAAGGATTTGATAGCCATTGGAATTGCACCCGGCCCTGCAATGGGAAATATTCTCAGACAATTAAGAGAGGCTCAGGATAACGGCATAATAACAAATCATGAAGAGGCTATGGTAATGGCAAGAGACCTGTTGTTAGAAAACAATTTCTAAGCGATGAGATTGTCAACAGTTAAGATGGTGTCTTTTCTTGCTTCTTACTTCTTGCTTCTTACTTCTTACTTCTGACTTCTTACTTCTGACTTCTTACTTCTTGTGTTATGACCTGTACGCCACGTTAATCTTTACATAATCATAGGTAAGGTCGCTTGTTAAGATATTTGCCTCTGCGTCTCCTGAATTCAGGTCAATGGTGATTGTGTACTCTTTCTGACGCATTACTTCTGCTACCTTTTGTTCTATGTCTTTACCGCGGCCGATGCCGTTGTTTACAAATTTTGTTTTGTCGAAGAAGATTGCAATCTTCTCCTCGCAGATAGCCGCACCGGAGTATCCGATTGCTGCCATTATCCTGCCCCAGTTAGGGTCAGCCGCAAATAGTGCTGTCTTAACAAGGTTGGAGTTGGCCACTGCAAATCCTACTTTTTCAGCATCTTTTATGTTCTTTGCACCTTTTACTTTTATCTCAACCAGTTTTGTTGCACCTTCACCGTCCTTAACTATCATCCTCCCAAGTGTATAGCAGACAAAATCAAGCATCTCCTGAAAAAACTCAAGTTCTTTTCCTTTTAGTGAGTTGTTGCCGGCCATGCCATTTGCAAGACATATTGCCATATCATTTGTACTTGTATCTCCATCTACTGTAATCCTGTTAAATGATTTATCAACAGCGCGTTTTAATGCACCGGAAAGTGTACGCTTGTCCAATACTGCATCTGTTGTTATAAAGGCAAGCATGGTGGCCATCTTAGGATGAATCATTCCTGACCCCTTTGCAATACCTCCGACTGTAATCATTTTGCCGCCGACCATTCCCCTGACTGCAATCTTCTTTGGGAATGTGTCTGTTGTCATAATGCCTGCTGCTGCCATGTCCCCGCCTATAGCACTCAGTGCTTCAACTGCCTTCCCTATCGAAGCTCTTATCTTTTCCATCGGCAGAGGCTCGCCGATTACACCGGTAGATGAAACATATACCTCACCTTTTTTTATGGACAGCGCCTTTGCAGTAAGTTCAGCCATCTCTTCTGCATCAATCATTCCCTGTTTACCGGTACATGCATTCGCATTACCGCTATTCACAACTATTGCCCTCGCTATGCCTTTTTTAATGTACCGTTGCGTAAGAATTACAGGCGGGGCCTTTACCTTATTGATTGTGAACACACCTGCGGCCGTTGCTTCCTGTTCACTATATATAATGGACAGATCAGGTTTTTCCGTACGCTTTATTCCTGCGTAAATGCCTGATGCAAGGAATCCTTTTGGTGATGTAATATTGCCGTCTTTGATTATTTTCATGCTAAATAAACCCCATCCCCACCCTAACCCTCCCCTTGAAGGGGAGGGAATTTTGTTCTAAATCCTTACTTCTGCTTACTGCTTACCGTTCACTGCTTACTATCTTTAACTATGGAAACATCCCCGGATTCATCAACCCTGATGTCTCCTCAAATCCCATCATTATGTTCATGTTCTGTATAGCCTGTCCTGATGCACCTTTTACGAGGTTATCAATTACGGAGGTTACTATAACACATCCGGTGCGGGTATCAACGGCAATTCCTATGTCACAGAAATTTGAGCCTTTTACATTTCTGATATTAGGCTGTGTACCATTATCAAGGATTCTGATGAAAGGTTCACCCGAAGATAACCCCATCCCCACCATAACCCTCCCCTTGAAGGGGAGGGAATTTTCATCAGCCTTTGTGAGGCGAAGACTTAGGGCCGTTTCCTCTGAATAAAATTTCTTATAAATATTTATAATGTCATCAACTGTTACTTGTAAGGCAAGCGGTGCATAGATGGTACACAGCATCCCTCTGTTAGCAGGTATAATGTGCGGCACAAAGCAGATTTTTAGAGAAGTACCGGCAACATCTGATAGAGCCTGCTCGATCTCCGGTGTATGTCTGTGAGTACCGACTTTATATGCCTCCATGCCTTCATGTGCCTCTGGAAAGTGATACGGCAATGCCGGCCCCCTGCCGGCGCCGGATATTGAAGACTTTGCATCAATAAATATTCTTTCATTGACTATTATCTTATTCTTTAATAAGGGGGCTATCGCAAGAATACTTGCAGTAGGATAGCATCCAGGGTTAGCAACAAAGGATGTCTTCTTTATTTTGTCCCTGTACAGCTCCGGAAGCCCGTACACACCTGTGTCCAGCAAGGCTTTATTAGTATTTTCTGCCCCATACCACTCTTTATATATGGCAGGGTCTTTAATCCTGAAATCTGCACTCAGGTCTACTACCTTTTTCCCCATTTTTATAAATTCTCCAACAGGTCCGATGGAAGTGCCATGCGGAAGCGCGGTAAAGATGAAATCAGCCTTCTCAGAAATCTTCAGGGGGTCAAGCGGTTCTAAATTAAGGTTAAAGAATTTCTTCAGGTTTGGAAATGTCTGAACCAAGGGACTGCCTGCAGATTTCTCTGAAGTAACTGCAACAATCTCAACCTCCGGATGATTATACAGGAGTCGTAACAGCTCACCTCCCGTATATCCGCTTGCACCGGCTATGGCTACTTTAAGTTTATGTGTCATACAATAATCTCCACAGCTCACCCTCCCCCTAACCCCCTCCCGTCAAGGGAGGGGGAAATCATGGTACTCTCCCCTTGAAGGGGAGGGAATTTACATAAGCTCAAAAAAAAAGGGAAGGTCATTAAGAAACCTTCCCTTTTGTAATTTCAATGTAGTAATACTATCTCTTAGAGAATTGGAATTTCTTTCTGGCCCCCTTCTGACCGTATTTCTTTCTTTCTTTTTCTCTTGAATCGCGTGTAATTAATCCCTTCTTTTTCAGGGCAGGTCTGTGAGTAGCATCTACTTCAAGAAGTCCTTTTGCAATCCCGTGCCTCAATGCACTTGCCTGTGATGCATAACCGCCGCCTGTAATATTTGCAAAGATATTAAACTTATCAGTTAAATTAACAGTCTCAAGCGGCTGTTTGATAAATATTAAAAGAGAAGGGACTGTAAAATATTCCTCTGCCTTTTTATTATTTACAACAACCTTTCCATCTCCAGGCTGAAGCCATACGCGGGCAATTGCCGTCTTTCTCTTTCCCGTTGCATAATACTGTGTAACACTCATAAATTTTAATCTCCTATTTTATAACTATAAATCCAACGCCTTAGGCATCTGTGCTGTATGCGGATGAGCTGTGCTTTTATAAACTTTCAGCTTTTTTAATATCGCACGGCCAAGTTTATTCTTAGGCAGCATACCCCATACAGAATTTTTTACGAGGTCTTCAGGCCTTTCCTCAAGGAATTTCCCAAGACTCTTAGTCTTCAGACCGTCAGGGTAACCTGTGTGATGATAATACATCTTATCCTCTTTTTTGTTACCTGTTACTTTAACCTTATCTGCATTAATAACAATAACAAAGTCACCTGTGTCAA from Nitrospirota bacterium encodes:
- a CDS encoding N-acetyl-gamma-glutamyl-phosphate reductase → MTHKLKVAIAGASGYTGGELLRLLYNHPEVEIVAVTSEKSAGSPLVQTFPNLKKFFNLNLEPLDPLKISEKADFIFTALPHGTSIGPVGEFIKMGKKVVDLSADFRIKDPAIYKEWYGAENTNKALLDTGVYGLPELYRDKIKKTSFVANPGCYPTASILAIAPLLKNKIIVNERIFIDAKSSISGAGRGPALPYHFPEAHEGMEAYKVGTHRHTPEIEQALSDVAGTSLKICFVPHIIPANRGMLCTIYAPLALQVTVDDIINIYKKFYSEETALSLRLTKADENSLPFKGRVMVGMGLSSGEPFIRILDNGTQPNIRNVKGSNFCDIGIAVDTRTGCVIVTSVIDNLVKGASGQAIQNMNIMMGFEETSGLMNPGMFP
- the tsf gene encoding translation elongation factor Ts; translated protein: MSAITHEMVKELREKTGVGIMDCKRALSESAGDMEKALDYLRQKGLAVAAKKSAREAKEGIVGNYIHGNGKIGVLVEVNCETDFVARNPEFQELVRDIAMQIAWSNPPYIRREDVPADVIEKEKEIYRAQARETGKPENVIEKIVEGKVEKYFTDACLLEQAYVKDSSIMLNDLIRQKIAKIGENIIVKRFVRYQLGE
- the rpsB gene encoding 30S ribosomal protein S2; translated protein: MMVPVIKEFLEAGVHFGHQKKRWNPKMRKYIFGERNGIYIIDLQKTLANFETACEFVKGVASKGKPVLLVGTKRQAQEIVEQEAKRSGMFYVNQRWLGGMLTNFLTIRKTIDKLRKYEKWREDGTFKALPKKEVLDIEKEMVQTEKIFGGIKNMNVLPGAVFIVDTKKEFIAVNEANKLGIPIVGIVDTNCDPDNIDYVIPGNDDAIKAIKLICSKVIDAVVEGRAIYEARGGAKQEIPAQAVEPEAPAAVETAEVVVTTEPAAVNVEPS
- the argJ gene encoding bifunctional glutamate N-acetyltransferase/amino-acid acetyltransferase ArgJ encodes the protein MKIIKDGNITSPKGFLASGIYAGIKRTEKPDLSIIYSEQEATAAGVFTINKVKAPPVILTQRYIKKGIARAIVVNSGNANACTGKQGMIDAEEMAELTAKALSIKKGEVYVSSTGVIGEPLPMEKIRASIGKAVEALSAIGGDMAAAGIMTTDTFPKKIAVRGMVGGKMITVGGIAKGSGMIHPKMATMLAFITTDAVLDKRTLSGALKRAVDKSFNRITVDGDTSTNDMAICLANGMAGNNSLKGKELEFFQEMLDFVCYTLGRMIVKDGEGATKLVEIKVKGAKNIKDAEKVGFAVANSNLVKTALFAADPNWGRIMAAIGYSGAAICEEKIAIFFDKTKFVNNGIGRGKDIEQKVAEVMRQKEYTITIDLNSGDAEANILTSDLTYDYVKINVAYRS
- the rpsI gene encoding 30S ribosomal protein S9: MSVTQYYATGKRKTAIARVWLQPGDGKVVVNNKKAEEYFTVPSLLIFIKQPLETVNLTDKFNIFANITGGGYASQASALRHGIAKGLLEVDATHRPALKKKGLITRDSREKERKKYGQKGARKKFQFSKR
- a CDS encoding HDIG domain-containing protein, translated to MKTLSLPSIKHWLNNYSDELPSLYLVGGTVRDILIGRPQKDIDLVCKGAKEFSNSLAKRNNAVVVPMEKKPEHPCYRVIAGNDSNNFIDIAEMRGETIYEDIQQRDFTINAIAVEIKRDGSTDKIIDPLNGADDLNNKIIKMAGEGSFASDPLRILRALRFAAALSFEIEPLTLKDIETKVESLAEVSQERILTELFYILSTSQSAFCFRQMDRLGILEVIFPEISAMKGYEQNTFHHKDVWEHSLLVMDNCEHIINNLVLFFEKWGGEIADNINRNNRLPLLKLASILHDIGKPLTGGVHPDKGNITFYNHDIEGAMIADTIAERLRMSNKDRSFLTLIVAEHLHILSLTATGVKSSTKMRWFRKMKDDAIPSIILGMADIKGTQGPASSKEYRNNYFIRSKDIVKNYYEVIKKTLERKVLISGKDLIAIGIAPGPAMGNILRQLREAQDNGIITNHEEAMVMARDLLLENNF
- the rplM gene encoding 50S ribosomal protein L13, with the translated sequence MNRTISAKKEDVKRDWYVIDAEGKALGRLASRVAVVLRGKHKTIFTPHVDTGDFVIVINADKVKVTGNKKEDKMYYHHTGYPDGLKTKSLGKFLEERPEDLVKNSVWGMLPKNKLGRAILKKLKVYKSTAHPHTAQMPKALDL